The following are encoded together in the Patescibacteria group bacterium genome:
- a CDS encoding YerC/YecD family TrpR-related protein — translation MNKKIENLYKTILALKNIDEAKKFFRDLLTEQEIEEFSKRWQVANMLSEKISYSTIEKKTGLSSTTIARISKWLNNGKGGYKLSITRAYHSSNSLKKGLK, via the coding sequence ATGAATAAAAAAATAGAAAATTTATACAAAACAATTTTGGCTCTAAAAAATATTGATGAGGCTAAGAAATTTTTTCGTGACTTGCTTACAGAACAAGAAATTGAAGAATTTTCAAAAAGATGGCAAGTAGCAAATATGCTTAGTGAAAAAATTTCTTATTCTACAATAGAAAAAAAGACAGGGCTTAGCTCTACTACAATTGCAAGAATTTCAAAATGGCTTAATAATGGCAAAGGTGGCTACAAATTATCAATTACAAGAGCTTATCATAGTTCAAATTCTCTCAAAAAGGGTTTGAAGTGA
- the mraZ gene encoding division/cell wall cluster transcriptional repressor MraZ has translation MFIGEYNHTIDEKGRLAVPVKFRADFKTGAVVTRGLDNCLFLFTKKSWNELAEKLSKLPISQSKSRAFARLMLAGAMDVKLDTQGRIILPEYLRAYSKLNKKAIVAGVFNRLEIWDENLWNTYKLDVENKSIEIANELGDLGI, from the coding sequence ATGTTTATTGGAGAATACAATCACACTATAGATGAAAAAGGCAGATTAGCTGTACCTGTTAAATTTAGAGCAGATTTTAAAACTGGAGCAGTTGTAACTAGAGGACTTGATAATTGCCTCTTTTTATTTACAAAAAAATCATGGAATGAGCTCGCAGAAAAGCTTTCCAAATTACCAATATCTCAATCAAAATCTCGTGCATTTGCTCGTCTTATGCTTGCTGGTGCAATGGATGTAAAGTTAGACACACAAGGAAGAATAATATTGCCAGAATACTTGAGAGCTTATTCAAAATTAAATAAAAAAGCTATTGTTGCAGGGGTTTTTAATAGATTAGAGATTTGGGATGAAAATTTATGGAATACATATAAATTAGATGTTGAAAATAAATCTATTGAAATAGCGAATGAATTAGGGGATTTAGGAATTTAA